In Zingiber officinale cultivar Zhangliang chromosome 3B, Zo_v1.1, whole genome shotgun sequence, a single window of DNA contains:
- the LOC122054707 gene encoding 2-hydroxyisoflavanone dehydratase-like, translating to MTTLLTFSSTKTALSSGSRRRSKRRHPAGLDPLTNVDSKDIRISDDVSARIYLPPININSTSTKLSLILYFRGGGFCIYSSASPIVHRHLNGLAAVSSSIILSVDYRRAPEHHIPVQYDDCWAALEWVASHRSDAEPWLLDHADYDRVYLAGDSAGGNIVHNLAMRVGSQGLISNYDLKLAGTILLDPYFWGKNLTASEKAADPVLRKKLDQLWGMICPESTAGNDDPRVNPLAAGAPSLADLGCTRMLLCTSEKDAMRDRALMYYEALTKSSGWRGTAELYEAAGEDHEYYLNHPDSNSTAMLRARIAAFLT from the exons ATGACTACTCTCCTTACTTTCTCGTCTACAAAGACGGCTCTGTCGAGCGGCTCAAGGCGGAGGAGCAAACGCCGGCACCCGGCAGGCCTCGACCCCCTCACTAATGTCGACTCCAAGGATATCCGCATTTCCGACGATGTCTCCGCCCGCATCTATCTTCCTCCTATCAATATCAACTCTACTAGCACAAAGCTCTCCCTCATCCTCTACTTTCGCGGCGGCGGGTTCTGCATATACTCTTCTGCCTCCCCCATCGTCCACCGCCATCTCAATGGCCTCGCGGCCGTGTCCTCTTCTATCATCCTCTCCGTCGACTACCGTCGCGCACCGGAACACCATATCCCTGTGCAATATGATGATTGTTGGGCTGCTCTCGAATGGGTCGCATCCCATCGCAGCGACGCCG AACCTTGGCTCCTCGATCATGCTGACTATGACAGAGTCTACTTAGCCGGCgacagtgccggcggcaacatcgTGCACAACCTGGCTATGCGAGTTGGATCTCAAGGGCTGATCTCCAATTATGACTTGAAGCTAGCAGGGACGATACTACTAGATCCTTACTTCTGGGGGAAAAATCTGACAGCCTCAGAGAAAGCAGCCGATCCAGTATTAAGGAAGAAGTTGGACCAACTGTGGGGAATGATTTGCCCAGAGTCGACGGCCGGTAATGACGACCCGCGCGTGAATCCCTTGGCGGCGGGAGCGCCGAGTTTGGCAGATCTGGGGTGCACGCGCATGCTGCTGTGCACGTCGGAGAAGGACGCGATGAGGGATCGGGCGCTGATGTACTATGAGGCGTTGACGAAGAGTAGTGGGTGGCGCGGGACGGCTGAGTTGTATGAGGCGGCAGGGGAGGATCATGAATACTATCTGAACCATCCAGACAGCAACAGCACTGCTATGCTCCGTGCCAGAATCGCAGCCTTCTTGACTTGA